A genomic window from Silene latifolia isolate original U9 population chromosome Y, ASM4854445v1, whole genome shotgun sequence includes:
- the LOC141628900 gene encoding uncharacterized protein LOC141628900 — protein MIWKKEKYDIDVVEMSEQFIHAKVRDIINNYHFYVTFVYGFNKIEERVLLWNDLMRVAVMEPWIVLGDFNNVLYMDEKIGLPVRECETIPFQNTIDNCGLQDMKSTGSFLTWNNKQPSDTRVFSRIDRTLVNDEWINKWPDYFAYYAPEGDYDHCPCFIQCKDMNVKKIRPFKFFNMWTEVPEFKFVVEEGWRFHVQRTKMYQLVRRLKLLKFQLKKLNKDLFSDIEKNSDIAYDLLMNAQKELQLDPHNRQLMDKEQNLRASYQMMHKTKLDFLKQKAKCDWAKEGDANTSLFHRAIKQRQMSNKVLQIQDMNGNLCNTPETIIQAFVDYYQELLGS, from the coding sequence ATGATATGGAAGAAGGAGAAATATGATATAGATGTGGTGGAGATGAGTGAACAGTTTATTCATGCCAAAGTTAGAGATATTATTAATAATTACCACTTTTATGTTACGTTTGTTTATGGCTTCAATAAAATTGAAGAGAGGGTTCTTTTGTGGAATGATCTTATGAGGGTGGCTGTTATGGAACCTTGGATTGTTCTTGGGGATTTTAATAATGTCTTGTATATGGATGAGAAGATTGGACTTCCGGTTAGAGAGTGTGAAACTATTCCGTTCCAGAACACTATTGATAATTGTGGGCTTCAGGATATGAAGTCCACTGGGTCTTTCTTAACGTGGAACAATAAGCAACCCAGTGATACAAGGGTGTTTAGTAGGATTGATAGAACTCTTGTTAATGATGAATGGATCAATAAGTGGCCTGACTATTTTGCTTATTATGCCCCTGAAGGAGATTATGATCACTGTCCTTGTTTCATTCAATGCAAGGATATGAATGTAAAGAAAATTCGACCTTTTAAATTTTTCAACATGTGGACTGAGGTTCCTGAATTCAAGTTTGTTGTTGAGGAAGGGTGGAGGTTTCATGTACAGCGCACAAAGATGTATCAGCTGGTAAGAAGGTTGAAATTACTAAAGTTTCAGTTGAAGAAGTTGAACAAAGATCTCTTTTCTGATATAGAAAAGAACTCTGACATAGCATACGATTTGTTGATGAATGCTCAAAAGGAATTACAGCTGGATCCTCATAATAGGCAGCTCATGGATAAAGAACAAAACCTTCGTGCTAGTTATCAGATGATGCATAAAACCAAACTGGACTTCCTGAAACAGAAGGCAAAATGTGATTGGGCTAAGGAAGGGGATGCTAACACTTCACTCTTTCATAGAGCAATTAAGCAAAGGCAGATGAGTAATAAGGTCTTGCAAATTCAGGATATGAATGGGAACCTGTGTAACACTCCTGAGACTATTATACAGGCGTTTGTGGACTACTACCAGGAGCTGCTTGGCTCTTAA